Proteins encoded in a region of the Rutidosis leptorrhynchoides isolate AG116_Rl617_1_P2 chromosome 9, CSIRO_AGI_Rlap_v1, whole genome shotgun sequence genome:
- the LOC139868352 gene encoding uncharacterized protein, which translates to MQRYLIFYWRLLLNRLPDKKNLKDRNVNCTNFSCSDCGYVLEDSAHIFFTCPTAVQVWNFITSWTGILMPRWYNGLELRNWLASASPNPKSSLILHCICLAALWSIWRFRNDVVFNSGLFKKSHILDHIVVSSFDWLFSRAKVAKIDWNVWLQFPLNSL; encoded by the coding sequence ATGCAGAGATATCTCATTTTCTATTGGCGTTTGTTACTTAACCGTCTCCCAGACAAAAAGAATCTTAAAGATCGCAACGTTAACTGCACAAATTTTTCTTGCTCCGATTGTGGGTATGTTTTGGAGGACTCGGCTCATATTTTCTTTACTTGTCCGACGGCGGttcaagtttggaactttattactTCGTGGACGGGTATTTTGATGCCTAGATGGTATAATGGTTTGGAGCTTAGGAATTGGCTAGCCTCGGCCTCGCCAAACCCGAAATCCTCTCTTATTCTTCATTGCATTTGTTTAGCAGCTCTTTGGTCGATTTGGAGGTTTAGAAACGATGTTGTCTTCAACTCCGGATTGTTCAAGAAAAGTCACATTTTAGATCATATTGTGGTTTCTTCTTTTGATTGGTTATTTTCTAGAGCTAAGGTAGCTAAGATTGATTGGAATGTTTGGCTTCAATTTCCTTTGAACTCTTTGTAA
- the LOC139866269 gene encoding receptor homology region, transmembrane domain- and RING domain-containing protein 2-like, translating to MLLLNHWVFCCFLSLMMMTHGVIATVVLMGNNITLSFDDIEANFAPPVKGSGECGTLFLAEPVDACGPLKNNTIEKSVNSPFVLIVRGGGCSFEDKVRTAQTAGYKAAIVYNNDDTDLVAMAGNSAGIHIHAVFVSKSSGLKLSKYAGITTMELWILQSYENSAWSIMAISFISLLAMSAVLATCFFVRRHRTRRDRPHGSRVREFNGMSSRLVKAMPSLVFTTVLEDNCTSATCAICLEDYNVGDKLRILPCRHKFHTICVDAWLTAWRTFCPVCKRDAKTTNGEPPASERTPLLSSNPGSMASSTMLSSVYSSSYASSSRAIQIGQTSRTNSNVHYISSTPYNLQSHQSPYNITPSRSTLDIRNMTSSSHRSHLISSNSLGYPSLSPRNPRHLSSSYYYSPGNASSSYMWSSSQQPHPLCHNDSAASFSPYTSAHSLPEC from the exons ATGCTGTTATTGAATCATTGGGTGTTCTGTTGCTTTCTTTCTTTGATGATGATGACTCATGGGGTTATTGCTACTGTTGTTCTAATGGGAAATAATATAACTTTATCCTTTGATGATATTGAAGCCAATTTTG CTCCACCTGTGAAAGGGTCAGGTGAATGTGGAACATTGTTTCTAGCTGAGCCAGTTGATGCTTGTGGGCCGCTGAAAAATAATACGATCGAAAAAAGTGTAAATTCACCTTTTGTGTTAATAGTTAGAGGAGGAGGATGTAGTTTTGAGGATAAAGTTCGAACAGCACAAACTGCAGGATATAAAGCAGCCATTGTTTATAACAATGATGATACTGATCTGGTTGCAA TGGCAGGAAATTCAGCAGGTATACATATACACGCTGTATTCGTTTCAAAATCATCGGGCTTAAAGCTTAGTAAATACGCGGGTATAACTACAATGGAATTGTGGATTCTTCAGAGTTACGAAAACTCAGCATGGTCAATTATGGCCATATCGTTCATTTCATTGCTTGCCATGTCAGCGGTTTTGGCGACATGTTTCTTTGTACGTAGACATCGTACAAGACGAGATCGTCCACATGGTTCTCGTGTTCGGGAATTTAATGGGATGAGTAGTCGGTTAGTTAAAGCCATGCCGAGCCTTGTGTTCACCACCGTTTTAGAAGATAATTGTACTTCGGCTACGTGTGCGATTTGTCTTGAAGATTATAATGTCGGTGATAAGCTTAGAATTCTACCATGTCGCCATA AATTTCACACAATCTGTGTGGACGCTTGGCTAACTGCCTGGAGAACATTTTGTCCCGTCTGCAAACGCGATGCAAAGACCACAAACGGTGAACCACCCGCATCCGAGCGAACACCTTTACTCTCATCGAACCCGGGTTCGATGGCTTCATCAACCATGTTATCATCTGTATATTCATCATCATATGCATCATCATCAAGAGCAATACAAATCGGCCAAACATCGCGTACAAATTCTAACGTTCATTACATCTCTAGTACACCTTACAATCTTCAAAGCCATCAATCGCCTTATAATATTACTCCATCACGAAGTACGTTAGACATTAGAAACATGACATCATCTTCACATAGATCTCATTTGATTTCGTCGAACTCTTTGGGTTACCCTTCTTTATCACCTCGAAATCCTAGACACCTGTCGTCCTCGTATTATTATAGTCCAGGTAACGCTTCATCGAGTTACATGTGGTCGTCTAGTCAGCAGCCGCACCCTTTGTGCCATAATGACTCAGCTGCTAGTTTTTCTCCGTATACTTCGGCTCATTCTCTTCCTGAatgttga
- the LOC139868353 gene encoding uncharacterized protein translates to MAENLNFIKDASVGVPRMKISHSLYADDVIVNSEWDYEEMSNIMRVFQIFHTMSGLKINVNKSNFYRTGVSFDEQNVMAGRTGLSIGYLPFSYLGLPLGTNMNLIKNWSKLIEKFKKKLSNWKVNLLSIGGRTIKFWKDTWIGSECFETKYARLYHLEQNQLCTVSYRLTNGNLTWQWRRESLTGRNESYLQGLIQDISQANVSTVPDRYKWHLNGGDNFCVKKIREYIDTKLLPSLQSTFKWSKVLPKKLNIFARRVYLDRLPTRLNLSRRGLEIESIGCPPCGHNIESMDHIFFSCTVAQHLWCRIRLRLDINIPHFVS, encoded by the exons ATGGCAgaaaatcttaattttattaaagaTGCTTCGGTTGGCGTTCCAAGAATGAAGATCTCACATTCATTATATGCGGACGATGTTATTGTTAATTCTGAATGGGATTATGAAGAAATGTCTAATATTATGCGTGTATTTCAGATTTTTCATACGATGTCGGGTTTGAAAATTAATGTCAACAAATCCAATTTTTATAGAACAGGGGTGTCCTTCGATGAACAGAATGTTATGGCAGGTCGAACGGGTCTGTCTATTGGATATCTTCCTTTCTCATATCTTGGATTACCTTTGGGAACAAatatgaatctcatcaagaattggTCCAAGTTAATCGAAAAGTTTAAAAAGAAATTATCTAATTGGAAAGTTAATCTTCTTTCGATTGGAGGAAG AACTATAAAGTTTTGGAAAGATACATGGATTGGTAGTGAGTGTTTTGAAACTAAATATGCTCGTCTTTATCATTTGGAACAGAATCAACTATGTACTGTTTCTTATCGTTTGACAAATGGAAATTTGACTTGGCAATGGCGTCGTGAGTCTTTAACCGGAAGAAACGAATCATATTTGCAAGGGTTAATTCAAGATATATCTCAAGCTAATGTGTCTACTGTTCCAGATAGATATAAATGGCATTTGAATGGTGGTGATAACTTTTGTGTTAAAAAAATACGTGAATATATCGATACTAAATTGCTTCCATCGCTACAATCAACATTCAAGTGGTCGAAAGTGTTGCCTAAAAAGCTAAACATTTTTGCTCGGAGAGTGTATCTTGATAGACTTCCTACGAGACTGAATCTTTCAAGGCGTGGGTTGGAAATTGAATCCATCGGTTGTCCTCCTTGTGGTCATAACATTGAATCGATGGACCATATTTTCTTTTCATGTACCGTGGCTCAGCACCTTTGGTGTCGTATCAGATTACGGCTGGATATAAATATTCCACACTTCGTCTCATAG